The genomic stretch AACTATCGATGGAAGCGGTATGCCACGGAGAATTGACTCGATCAGCGCACTCGAATCACTCAATTTCCAAACATCATCACGCTGGTATGTTGGATTGAGTACGAGTTGCCCTCGATCAGCCTTCGCTGCGAGGTCTGCAATAGGCCAAGTCGCCGATTTGGCCACAATTGGGAGTGGCGAAGACACTTCATCTGTTAATTCTTCACTCCAGGCCTGTTCCCACTCCTCTTTACGACTGTCGGTTTCGTCAGATGCCGCCAATTTCATGCATCGCTGTGCGCATCGCAACGCCGCCGCGAGTCGAATCGAGAGCGCATCCGCGCCCTGTGTAGTAAGACGCGGTCCCGAATCGCCAGGTATCACGCACACACCCGCTTCATCGTCGGACATACCAATGCCAACAAAAAACGACACCATCGCCGTCAGGGGATCTCTTTCGAATGATTCCCGAGAGATCGCTTCCCCATCAAGATTGAGCCACTCCTGCTCATAAATCAGTGTCGAAAACAAAGTTGTCGAAATTCCATCAAGGATCTCAGCCTTGGAACGCGGTACATGAGGGCGGCTAACCACCGGGGGCAGATCTTCAAGAGCAGACAACTCGGCCAGCGATTCTGCAATCTCGTTCAACG from Planctomycetota bacterium encodes the following:
- a CDS encoding DUF262 domain-containing protein produces the protein MPEMLMNSEDSAEELTESLNEIAESLAELSALEDLPPVVSRPHVPRSKAEILDGISTTLFSTLIYEQEWLNLDGEAISRESFERDPLTAMVSFFVGIGMSDDEAGVCVIPGDSGPRLTTQGADALSIRLAAALRCAQRCMKLAASDETDSRKEEWEQAWSEELTDEVSSPLPIVAKSATWPIADLAAKADRGQLVLNPTYQRDDVWKLSDSSALIESILRGIPLPSIVLLEVPRPGKNRFSYEVVDGKQRITSILRFIGRHPKAVEKAKDLDRKYGISGFTDALRRDYRRFVKLWKEYVGQKLTSEKEREFMLPFKVKGGRLK